CAATGTAAGCAAACAGTCCGGTAACCTGGTCTGTTTTAACACAAATACGCTGGCTATCGTAATTAACACATGGAAGTGATGATCCatgacatatatatgttaacaATGCATCTTTGAGCGTGTCTGGATGCTTTGTTTGCGCTTGATCCGGCATTTCAAATACAATATTTGACGcttgttttattaattctattaCTGCTGGATGAGATTTCAAACGATCATTTGTTTCCtataacaatttaatatttattgttttaatttatgaaaatatatatgtatgtcgTGTTACTAATTTCAAGTGgacttatatttttctatgcCCTTTCGTCCGAAATCCAAAAGTgggtataatttaaattatacacggagaaaaaaactAACTTTTGTAAAAGCAATAATTTCGAGTAGTAAAGGGCGAAAGggcattgaaaaatataagacCCTTTGGTATTTGTAAGGCGATATATTTACCTTGCTGTATtgtttgacaaatttttcagCAGTAGGGCACGCACAATCAGTGTTACAAAAAGTGAGGCTTGAACTCTCAcgcattgtaatttttccgaAATTTTGGAAGACTTCATTCTCAAgcaaaaatgaataaagaaGAGCTATGGCACTTTGTACAGTTCTCCGATATCTCGTGCTATAGACAATAACATCTCTAGATGACAGTGTACTATTACTGAGATTAAGTTTATTGTAATACGCATTCCTGAGTATCAATCCAGTCTTTAGTAATTGTCCGATACCGAGAGTCGTGAGTTCCCCTATTTTACATTCCCTTACATTACTAGGCAGCATAGGAAACCCGTGAAATGGACCCAGAAATTGGGACCAAGCTGACTGCGGGTATGCTGTCGAATTGagtataaaattatgataattttggtAAATACTTTCGAGACGTGGGTCCGTACTAAAGTCACCCGCGCAATTTACTGTACTGATATTACGTATATGTGATAATGGTCCGCGATCACCGTGTcggataaatataattactccTTCTAGAGTAAAATTTCCATCAATTTTacctgaaatttatttaaattaattgtgacTTCGATTCCCAGGCcgtaaaatttgatctgatttcaGTGTAACTAGACTGTACTTTAACGAGTtgtctttgaatttttattcaaattttaatgtcttttATCTAACGATCAAAggcagaaaaataaaatttaaatacaaggaacttgagtttttattttatttaaaacagatcaaatttttctacCCGGGTTCCAcactaattttttgtttaaaaaaattgtttttttacctTCTGCTCCACTTCTAATGTCCTCCGGTGGAttacacaatttaaatattcttttatttttaatatctggCTTAAAGTGTCGTGCGAATTCACGAACCGGTACATCACTACTCAGTGGTTTACTTTGAACAGAACTGTTTTCATTGTTCCCGATGTATTTGTACATgcctattaaataaataaataaataaatatattgtagaggtactaagtatttaaaataaaaaattaataaatgaattaccAGCAACGAGAAGGAATATCCAAATACTGAGTATAACATAGCAATAAAAAGCACGATGTTGGTAAGAGAGACGAACCATTTCTGTGAGCatgataacaattaaaaaatgatttttttttcaaccccaCTGTTGAATGAGAGggtgatttttttgttaaataccGTCGACGCTGGTTCAAGCGTCTTGAGTAATAACAATAAGGATAATTGGTCGTATGCCCTGACAAAAAACGTGTCATCCTTTTATTATGtaccaaaataatattttttcggcATCTCTCGTTCTCGTATTTAATGCTATCACATTATAGTACTCAAAAAATAAcgtaactatttatttaacactGATAGTAATTAACTCTCGGCACTGTACTACCAcctagaataaataaatacaataatttaatttgatgcaactagttttattttattagtctggacaaatagataaattaaattgtactTATGTCAGTAGATGTCAATATACTTTTACTGTGTCGCTAAGACACAGGTTACAGACCAGGGACAAGTATGTGGTGATGGTAGTTGTCGACGAGGTAAAATTATCGGCCGGACCTGCGCAATTGTTTATCACTTAAATTGCGCTtgcgtatatattttattattatttaaataatataaactaCGCGGGTTTTTTTCATTCCattgtacataaataaaaactccaatgtgtatttacaataataattttttttttaattgtaaaaaaaatgattaatggaaagaaaaaaaaattaattgcgatcataaaaaatttggtgatAAATATTGGTGGATgattaattgatatatttattaaatatatttaattgtataatgAAGGGCTGGGGCGAGGGCTAACTCTTACtactgataaattaatataactgattaattattgatattaataaatagtagaGTATCATTAGAAGGCGAGTATAATTTCGGATTggatttcaattaaataagtattttgtAGATGACTTATGACATTTgtgactaaaataaataacgaatCTCGGATCTCGTTGACGTTCACGAGTCCTGTTGCTATTTTTAGAACGACACTGAGGGGGAATAGGGATCACTCGAATATCTTTATacttaacatatttttttttgttttttatttatttaggtaACGCAAATCcgaggaaaaaatatatataaagagatATATTGTCAATTACATATGACATTTTTATATTCCCAAAAGGTACAAGGGACTTGAGTTCAGTAATATAACACATGATCAATTGAGTCGATGTAGATTGTATGACTGAAAAGAATCTTGTTACTTAGTTGGGTTTTTTTACTCCCGTGGgttcttgaaaaaatttcatcaatcgCTTAATGgtatttctatttataaaagttatatttaaaacGTAAGGTCCTTGATTcgtttatgaaattatttataactgataatatatttatttttaaaaatatttataaaaattgcacctatacttttttaaatttcctacatgtgcttattttttttttttttttttaattaaacttgaaaaaaaattttgaaaattgttaattgtctgctaacttccgGATAATTagcaactaaaattttaacttaaacATTTATGACCAccctcattttttataaattaaatatgttgatatttatataacttatgaatataaaatgaatgaaatcaTTTccgtcataaaataaaatattttttatttaccaattgaacttaaatttatttattgatttaaaaattttatttactgaccATTTCGTGTAAttttaggataaaaaaaattggttgaatttaattatacttcaCAGGTGAATGAAAGTGTTGTAAAAGAGAAATAGACACCCCGTTATCTATGGGAAATACAATTATATGTGCGAATAACGCGCACATGGTGAACGAGAGAGTTAAcaatgcatttaaaaaatagaagcATCCCTAAAAAGCACAGACCATAAAGTTCTAGCTAGTCCTTTAAATTGtccactttttttaacttctatttttagatttatttacaataaatttttttatttttcatttttcctcATTGTACTACACTAAAACTGCAATTGGCTTGAAATAGAGAAGCGTGAGTGTTCTTGCATTCTGTGTAAAGTGTAAAAAAGAGTGAGacgttaatatatttatatatatttagtcaTATGGCTGATTATGTGTGCGTTTTATACTATTCACAGGCATAAAGTGCAAACGCCTGCGCGGGTATCAAACCCCACACTATATAAGGGCGCCAACAGGACTCCTAGAGCTATTCACACTCGGAAAGTCACATCACCgggtttatatttatttatttaaattttaaaaattatttattgccaCAAAAAAGTACagacttaaattaaaattcaaaagaagaaaaaaaaaataagagaaattaattttagaatttttttttatctgaagatCACGATGCCGAGTAGTAGACACTTTACTAGTTTATTACTTATTCTTTTTGCTATTATTGTTGATCAACTGCAAATACCTTtggtaagttaaatatttttaattatttagtaattaattattaataataattaattgctaaaaaaatttttaaatgtaatttttttgtcgaaaataatgaaagttatttatatagtatgaattaaatttatttataacattgTTAGTTAGTTGTATTGCATGTAAATACGACAAAAGATTATTAATAGCTCggtatgtataaaaatatgtaaagcAGAGACAAAAGTTTATGTGCGACGTAATTAAAATCGTGTCTTGTACCTGAATCGACGTGTAACTCGTTTTCTGCGGCCGTTATGTTATATATGCACCGTCTGCATCAGACAGCTCCATATTTAAATGGTTATCATCCTGTCAAATGACATTTGAgttgcaatttaaaattataaaatataacagactattttaattattaattatcataaattttatttctcgtatcatttttaattcaatttaaattccgataattaataacttaactattattcaattatttctcGGAATTTAGAATCACTAATTGTTGGGAATTTTCacctaaataatttttaattaaatttttttttgattaaaactaattaataattaacgcTATTTCGAAAATTcgtattgtttaaatatttaaatatcagttacttgaaacaatttaaatttcgtttagtatgaaattatatttgagataaaaaaCATATGATGTTTTATGCAAAGACACTCTGATATATTCAGTGAGTTATCGAAAACGTTTGGATACGGATTATCTATCCTTTTATCGGTGACATTGAAGGGATTTAATACAACTCCGAAATGTTCTGACGTCATTGATAGTTGAGTTATTTACTCAAGCATCCCCTTTACTTTTAGCCCTGGATTTtcctgtaaattatttttcagcctAAATTTTCCgttttattgtattttctttattcgTCGTCGTATTGTCCAATTCACTCGGAAAATAAATCTCTCACTGAATTCAATCCGAAATAAATGTCGATAAGAACAAACAACAAATCTACCAGTTTTACTACCCATCATTTTTCTTACATTCACTCccactattatttatttaataaaaaaaaaaaaaaaaaaaacttttaccggaaaaatttaaattctttgaattttttaaatttataaaaaatttctaatgttagtcttttatatttttaattaattacaaacttGTACAatttagtttgtttttttaacgaaaattCTCGGGAATCTTCGCATTCCATTGTCATGTAAGCTTCAAAGGAATTTTCTTTCTGTAGTTTCATACAAGTAATGTAAATCTTGAATCACATCcgctgaattttataaaatttaacaacttttttataattagaaaTCTCGATCAGCTGTTCAGGAtctagaataattaaaaattatgcagttaataaaataaaacttgtaatttatataaaaaaagtcatataaatatatgtgaaatCTTACGAGTCCTTTGGAGAGTAGAGATGCCTAACAAAGAATTCAATTGATGTCGAGACCTGTTGCCTGTCTTTCAAACTGTCGATCCAAGTGCTTTGATGAGCTGagtgttttatatatttaactcaaatatatacgtacacttttgttttttatctagcaataaatttaatgaaaaaagacTGAAAACCTTTAATAATcttcaaacttaaaaaaaagttaattacttttaatttatcataagctcttgttaataaattaattacttgttatattataaactttttattaaggGCATTTTCGAACATTccttactttttaaaaatgttcaatGACTCAACTGTCATAATCATATTGAACATTCagtaatttactataaaaaagttacagtattaattgaaaaaaagtcagCGTAATCGAAATGTTGCCGATAtgtcgatttaaaaaatttaacttacagttgttatcaattaggagttaatcgaaatttggtaaataaattttagcctacaaaattttaaatttcagattataaaatttacatgatTTTACCAAacttattttccaaatttcgtttgacttctaattgatgtcaactgcataaaattttttttttcaaatctatatCTCGGCGATaactacgtttttttttttttttttttttttcaattaaactttaattatttcttaattaattacaaaattttaagacaGTTATACTGTAAAAAGTTTGCCAAGTGAACGCGGGTCtaatccggagtgaatgcggatttaatttaaatctagttcactccgaattcactcttctaaaaaaaaaacaaccccATTTACCCCATATGCGTAGTGCTTTTTTTCAATccttggatttaaataaaatccgcaaTCATTTCGAATTCACTTCCGATTTTTTACGAATAGGagttgaaagtcattgaatatttttaaaaagtggaggGGAGGGGTCTCAAAATACCCTTAACTCCAGTCTCCCGTAACCTCGATACTAatcaactttataaatttaaaaaattatcaatcaagGTTCAATCAATATTCAAGTCTTTTTAACTTTATACTAAACCGATTACTTAAGACGTCAGAGTACGGGTCCTATATTGTAGGGTAATTactacttattcattttttttatgctcgtTTATcctctttaaaaaatatccaacAATTTCAGGGTACTTCATATATATTCCAGTTAATgcagtattaaattttttgagtaatcctATTAACAGAGCAGTACATTATATGTAACGGGGTAATGTTATATccttctataaaattttctcgttATCTCGACCTAtcattgatattatattacataataaagtttacttaaagtaaaattgtcaatAGCAATTACAAACtttaattgtattaaaaaaaaaaaaaaacgctaactaaaattatatcagtaactttataaattaattgtgttAATTATAAACCAATAGTTAGATAATcgattttcaattaattttataaactagtTGACAAACATCAATTGCAAATTTATATTGTTGgttatcaaattataattaaaaataaaaatagaaaaaaagattatttttggtGTAAGAaagtttgtaaatttatttagtaattaaaaataatttgataaagttattaatatatttattactatgaaaatgaaatttaatatttgatatttgatTAGATTATATAGTgggtgtatatctatataactTTAACCGCGCGTATCTGCGTTGAAAATGACAAGCAGTATCTAGGCTGACAATTCGTCGAACAAAGGACACTGTGAGGTAAAAGCTTTTCTTGCAAGCTCCTTCTGAATATACATTAAATGCTAGTGTACTTTCGTAAACAATACTCCGCGATGAGGATATAGACAACGTGCGGTTGCTTTTATCAAGAGCGTTCACTTATATATTgccaatataataaatatggttttattaaaagtctttaagaattttcattactttttttttttaaatttaattaaatttagtattcattagttttttaattgcaaatataaatttaaattagtacgCTGTAAAAAAagtggtgttaaaattaactcaCGGTGTAGCGGTGCAATCTCACCGGTTGGCATGTGGAGTAGTAAAGTAACTCGATCAGACTATGAGGGCGTAAGTATAccctgtgaaaaatttttggttcagTGTAATGTAAATTATGGTGTGAAAATTACACCATCGTGTTAAATTTTGGGGGTGTTAATTAAAAGTAGATTACACCATAGTAAAATTACAGGAATTGATAATTTACACCGAGGATTTTTTACACTACACGGCTGTGTAAAGTTTTCAGGgccatttttacaccaaaattttttatgatgtaAGTACTTTAATATCCTATATATtgagataaaatataacttaacACAAAGATACATTTAACACCGGGATAGCGAGGGCATACACCGGTTTATTTTGTGTAGGTCTggaagtttttatttttgctgctGGGCTAATTGTCTTTACATGACCATTACTTGTGGGTGTACATTAGTTAGTTACACAATTTTATAGatacgaaaatttaattttaacaactcgattaatttaacaaaaaaaaaaaaaaaaaaaaaaaaaaaaattaacatggtCATATTTGAAAACGAGTTTTCGtctcatttatttatggatATTCAGTgagaatttattgatattaaaaaagtaaagtgcgaaatatatgaaaaattaagaaaaaaaatataatcaaaattataataatgattttatgaAGGAATCATGTAATtgttatatgataaataattttcaaatctaCGTTAATTACTTTCAATTACTAGATGGGTGTTGATTTAATAGCTCGGTCGTTTTATATGTTTGTGGAAAATTATGGAGGacatattatttcataaactaTAATCTattagataatagatcatggattatagattgCGCATTAAAGatagagataaaataattattgattgcaatgatcagtaattaattaaataatgattactCGTATCGCGGTTCTAATATTAATAGCTGTGGTAATAGCAAaagctctataaaaaaatgttaattactaaaaaaaaaaattgatgaagaTCTCATTTATatgactataaaaaaaatatttaaataatttaatgatactTCATTGCTTGTATACCTTTACAATAAAAGTATTTGTAATTGTGCGTAATATAGACACATATGAGACACCTTGTTTCACAAGTTTCTGAGTATTAATTCCACTCACGTACTGTTATGTATTAAAAGCGCGCCTGTTTACAATGTCAAACTTGTGTCATACTGTTGTTTTTCGTTTTCaggtaaactatttttataacaattcgtgtttaatttgaaaataaatattatttttagtattctaCAGtgcttggaatttttttatatttttttgtatagacATTCCATACAAGCCtcagctcaattttttttttgctataaaCTGaaggtaaaaatataaaatata
The sequence above is drawn from the Microplitis demolitor isolate Queensland-Clemson2020A chromosome 3, iyMicDemo2.1a, whole genome shotgun sequence genome and encodes:
- the LOC103577520 gene encoding 2-phosphoxylose phosphatase 1, with protein sequence MLTEMVRLSYQHRAFYCYVILSIWIFLLVAGMYKYIGNNENSSVQSKPLSSDVPVREFARHFKPDIKNKRIFKLCNPPEDIRSGAEGKIDGNFTLEGVIIFIRHGDRGPLSHIRNISTVNCAGDFSTDPRLESIYQNYHNFILNSTAYPQSAWSQFLGPFHGFPMLPSNVRECKIGELTTLGIGQLLKTGLILRNAYYNKLNLSNSTLSSRDVIVYSTRYRRTVQSAIALLYSFLLENEVFQNFGKITMRESSSLTFCNTDCACPTAEKFVKQYSKETNDRLKSHPAVIELIKQASNIVFEMPDQAQTKHPDTLKDALLTYICHGSSLPCVNYDSQRICVKTDQVTGLFAYIEWESRLNIKSLSRRKYGLLRAYGLLRNVVSHMVQMISESKPKIVLFSGHDKTLEYLTSALGIVVDHAISPHYASRFVIEICRANSKNENHVANDFYFRVIVNGKDVTQTITFCKNSNYYSASYGDKNDEGDFLKREYKLCPIEAIIRQLHDDYFLPFNATNFKDACLNQ